The Candidatus Lernaella stagnicola genome segment GTTTGATCGCCGCGGTGATCGTGCAACAGATGTGGTACTTGAGTTTGGGCATCCACAGCAGGAAATCGGCGTCGTGCAGGCTGGCCGCAACCTGCATCGTCCGGTGATGCACGCCGCGCCGCAAGGCTTCGACCGCGTACCCCTCGGTGTTGAAATCGACGACCTTTGCCCCGTCGCGCGCGAGATTCAAGTAACCCGCCTCGCGCATAAACAGACGCGAAGGAATGCCGTAGCCGCCCGACTCGCCTACCGTGACGTGTGTCGCGCCGCCCGCCCTCGCCCATAAGACCGCCTGCCGCACCAGTTCCGGCTCGGTGTAGGAGTGGTGAATGTAGCGGCGGTTTGCCGTCACGACGTTGGGCTTGATCAGCAGCCGACCCTTAGGGGCCAAGCCGAGCTCAGCCAGCGATTCGTCGAGAATCGCGCGCACGCGGTCCGGATCGGCGCGGTCACAACGCCGCAACAACACGCGATAGCTGCGTTTTCGCGCCAGTCGTTCGCTCACGCGCTCGGAAAACCGTCGGTCGTCCATGCTGTATTCCCCCTTCCCCTTGGCGAGGCGAAGTGATTATACTGCTCTCCTTCGGTCGGGGCCAACCGCGACGCGGCGTATCCGACGTCTTTTTGCAGCCTTTCGGTTGACAGAACCGGCCGTGTAGAGCATTTTTTGCCAACCCCCGAGGTTTGGGGGAATGGAGGATAACAACCATGCAGCAGCAGAAAAACGACGAACTTTATCGCATTCGCCACAGCCTCTCCCACATGCTGGCCGCGGCGGTCACGGAATTGTTTCCGGACGTGAAACTGGGCATCGGCCCGCCCGTCGACACCGGCTTCTATTACGATTTCGTCTTCCCGGAGCCGATCAGCGCCGAGGATTTGAAGGCGATCGAAAAGAAGATGAAGCACTTCGTCAAGCGCAACTTGGCCTTTGAACGCTTCGAATTACCGGCCCAGGAGGCTTTGCAGAAGCTCGAGGACGATGGCGAGATCTACAAAGCGGAACTCGCCAGGGAATACATCGAGGCCGGGGAAACCATTAGCTTTTACCGTTCCGGTGATTTCACCGACATGTGCGAAGGCCCCCATGTGGAGACCACGAAGAGCATCCCGAAGGGCGCCTTCGAACTCGACACCATCGCCGGCGCCTATTGGCGGGGCGACGAAAACAACGTCATGATGACGCGCATCTACGGACTCGCCTTCGCCAGCCGGGAGGATTTGGACAACTTCAAAAAACGGCGGGCGCTGGCCATGGAGCGCGACCACCGTAAGCTCGGCCGCGAACTGCAGATTTTCCATATCGCCGAAGAAGTGGGTAAAGGGCTGCCCCTGTGGCTGCCCAACGGCGGCGTCCTGCGCCGCGAGCTGGAAAAGCTGGCCTACGAGTTTGAATTTCGGCAGGGCTACAAGTTCGTCTACACGCCGCATATCTCGCGCGGCCGGCTCTATGAAATCTCCGGCCACCTGGAGCATTACAAGGATTCGATGTATCCGCCGATGGAGATGGACAACGAAAACTACTACATGAAGCCGATGAACTGCCCGCACCATCACCTTATCTACCGCCAGGTGGCGCGATCCTACCGCGACCTGCCGCTGCGGCTCTCCGAATACGGCAGCGTGTATCGTTTTGAGAAATCCGGCGAACTGGCGGGGTTGCTGCGGGTGCGCGGCATGACGATGAACGACGCTCACATTTACACCGACGAGGAGCACGTGGTCGAGGAGTGCATCCAAGTCATGTTGCTGCACAAGCAGTACTACGACCTGTTCGGCCTGCACAACTACTGGACGCGGCTGTCGACTCACGACATCGAAAAAGACAAGTTCGTCGACAATGCCAACCTGTGGGAGCACGCCATCAAGATCATGCGGCACGTGCTCAACGAGATCGAACTGCCGTACGAGGAAGTCTCCGGGGAGGCCGCGTTCTACGGGCCCAAGATCGACTTCCAGGTCAGCAACGTCATCGGCCGCGAAGAGACGGCGTCGACCAACCAACTCGACTTCACCAGCGGCCAGCGCTTTCACTTGGTGTACATCGATCGCGACGGCAAGGAATGCACGCCGTACATCATCCACCGCGCGCCGCTGGGAACACACGAGCGCTTCATCAGCTTCTTGATCGAACATTACGGCGGCGCGTTCCCCACGTGGCTGGCGCCGATCCAAGTGCGCATCGTACCCGTCGCACCCGAATTGTACGACTACGCCGAGTCGTTGCGCGCGCAGTTGCACGAGATGTTCGTGCGCGTCGAGGTCGACGATTCCACCGACTCGCTGAACAAGAAAATCCGCAATGCCGCCACGGCGAAAATCCCCAACGTGCTGATCGTCGGCGGCCGGGAAAAAGAGAACGAAGCCATCACGCACCGTCGTTACGGCGTCGAGAAGCAAGAGACCGTGCCCTTTGCGGAGTTCAAAGATTGGATTTCGGCCGAGATCCTGCAACGCCGCAACAGTAAGCCGATCAATCCGCTGGATAGTCTGTGAGGCAGGCGATGCCCTTTGATGTGCCGCAGTACGCGAAGGATGGAGCGGACCTCCGGGTCCGCTTCTTAACCGAACACGAAGCCGATATACGGCGGGTGGCCGCCGTGATTCTCGACACCGTCGAACGCGGCGGGAAACTGTTGGCATTCGGCAACGGCGGCAGCGCGGCAGACGCCCAGCATTTGGCCGGCGAAATGGTCGGCCGCTTCAAACGCGAGCGCAAACCGCTTGCGGCGGTGGCGTTGTCGACCGACACCTCGGTGCTCACGTGCATCGGCAACGACTTCGGGTACGAAGAAATCTTCTCGCGGCAAGTGCAAGCGCTGGGCCGCCCCGGCGACGTGGCGTGGGCGATCTCGACCAGCGGCCATTCTCCCAATGTACTGCGCGCTATCGACACGGCCAAAAGCGGTGGCTTGTTCGTCGTCGGCCTGACCGGTCACGACGGCGGCGCCATGGCGGAGGTTTGCGACCTGGCGCTGGTTGTACCCAGCGATCACACGGCGCTCATCCAGGAAATTCACACCACGATTCTGCACGTCGTTTGCGAACTGATTGACGAGCAATTCGGCGCATAACCCGCGGAGGAACGCCATGAAACGATGGGTGCCGGCGGCGCTCCTGTTGTTGCTGTTCTCGGTCCTCGCCTCGGCCGGTCGTCACGAGGCCGAATCGCTAAACACCGAGGGCTTCCAGTTATACAAACAAGGCCGGTACGGGGACGCTGCGGTCGTGTTTCGCCGGGCCGTCGCCGCGGATGAGACCTACGGCCTGGCCCATTACAACCTGGCATGCACGCTGGCACTCCTGCGGCGGCAGCGTGAGGTATGCGAGCATGACACCTATCGCGGCACGATCACGCAGCACCTGGCCGACACGCTGAAATACCTTCCGGAAAAGCGCTCGAAAATGCTTACCGACCCCGACCTGCGTTCAATTCACGACACGCTGTTTTTTCAGAATTTGCGAGGCCTATCGCCGAAACGTGACAAAGACGTGCGCGAGATTCTCGTCGGCGTGCAGTGGTGGGGCCCGAGTCCCGGTGCCTATGGTCCGGTCGCCGGCGTCGACTTTCAGTCCAACGGAACCTTCCGGTTTTGGGCGCTGGAAATGGGCGATACGGTCGAGCGCCGCAAATTCGCCGGGCGGTTCGAAGTCAAAGGCAGGAAAGTGATTCTGCAATTCAAGCAACCATTCCATGGCAAAAAGAAGCTCATCGGCGTGTTGAGGAAAAACGGCGTGTTGTTCT includes the following:
- the thrS gene encoding threonine--tRNA ligase; protein product: MQQQKNDELYRIRHSLSHMLAAAVTELFPDVKLGIGPPVDTGFYYDFVFPEPISAEDLKAIEKKMKHFVKRNLAFERFELPAQEALQKLEDDGEIYKAELAREYIEAGETISFYRSGDFTDMCEGPHVETTKSIPKGAFELDTIAGAYWRGDENNVMMTRIYGLAFASREDLDNFKKRRALAMERDHRKLGRELQIFHIAEEVGKGLPLWLPNGGVLRRELEKLAYEFEFRQGYKFVYTPHISRGRLYEISGHLEHYKDSMYPPMEMDNENYYMKPMNCPHHHLIYRQVARSYRDLPLRLSEYGSVYRFEKSGELAGLLRVRGMTMNDAHIYTDEEHVVEECIQVMLLHKQYYDLFGLHNYWTRLSTHDIEKDKFVDNANLWEHAIKIMRHVLNEIELPYEEVSGEAAFYGPKIDFQVSNVIGREETASTNQLDFTSGQRFHLVYIDRDGKECTPYIIHRAPLGTHERFISFLIEHYGGAFPTWLAPIQVRIVPVAPELYDYAESLRAQLHEMFVRVEVDDSTDSLNKKIRNAATAKIPNVLIVGGREKENEAITHRRYGVEKQETVPFAEFKDWISAEILQRRNSKPINPLDSL
- a CDS encoding D-sedoheptulose 7-phosphate isomerase, with the translated sequence MPFDVPQYAKDGADLRVRFLTEHEADIRRVAAVILDTVERGGKLLAFGNGGSAADAQHLAGEMVGRFKRERKPLAAVALSTDTSVLTCIGNDFGYEEIFSRQVQALGRPGDVAWAISTSGHSPNVLRAIDTAKSGGLFVVGLTGHDGGAMAEVCDLALVVPSDHTALIQEIHTTILHVVCELIDEQFGA